A genomic window from Salinicoccus sp. RF5 includes:
- the accC gene encoding acetyl-CoA carboxylase biotin carboxylase subunit, producing the protein MEKVLVANRGEIAVRVIRSLKEMGIPSVAIHSTADRDSLHVALADEAICIGPAKSTESYLDIDRIIAAIEVSGADAVHPGYGFLSESATFAERLEEIGVIFIGPTSETISRMGDKAEARQTMKDAGVPVIPGSDGVIESFDEVGSVAETVGYPLVIKAVSGGGGKGMRFVHEPDQLEKAYKEAKKEAKNAFGDDRIYIEKFIEKARHIEVQVVGDGQGHAVHLYERDCSIQRNNQKLIEEAPAAILDEASRIDITERTAEAVAKLNYRGAGTVEYLYVEEEDAFYFIEMNTRIQVEHTVSEEITGVDIVRLQLEVAQGQPLELTQDDISINGFAIECRINAENPAEHFMPAPGTIETLHFGMGQGVRLDSHVYPGYMIPPHYDSMIGKVIVHAESREAAIRKMTHVLDETVIGPIHTNLDFQHYLMNHPNYRKNDVEIKFLLHNDIIGQEGE; encoded by the coding sequence GAAGCGATATGCATCGGTCCGGCGAAGAGCACCGAGAGCTATCTGGATATCGACCGGATCATTGCCGCAATTGAAGTGAGCGGGGCAGATGCGGTGCACCCCGGATATGGCTTCCTCTCGGAGTCGGCGACTTTTGCCGAACGTCTTGAGGAGATCGGCGTCATCTTCATCGGTCCCACTTCAGAAACGATTTCCAGGATGGGCGACAAGGCGGAGGCCCGCCAGACGATGAAGGATGCCGGCGTACCGGTCATCCCCGGAAGTGACGGTGTCATCGAAAGTTTCGATGAAGTCGGTTCCGTTGCCGAGACGGTCGGCTATCCGCTCGTCATCAAGGCGGTCTCGGGCGGAGGCGGCAAGGGCATGCGCTTCGTCCATGAGCCGGATCAGCTTGAGAAAGCCTACAAGGAAGCGAAGAAGGAAGCGAAGAATGCCTTCGGCGACGACCGGATCTACATCGAAAAGTTCATAGAGAAGGCCCGGCATATCGAGGTGCAGGTGGTCGGGGACGGCCAGGGGCATGCTGTCCATCTCTACGAGCGGGACTGCTCGATCCAGCGGAACAACCAGAAGCTGATCGAAGAAGCGCCGGCAGCCATACTGGATGAGGCATCAAGAATAGACATCACGGAACGGACGGCTGAAGCCGTTGCCAAACTCAACTACCGGGGCGCCGGAACGGTCGAGTACCTGTATGTCGAAGAGGAGGATGCCTTCTATTTCATCGAAATGAATACGCGTATCCAAGTGGAGCACACCGTATCTGAAGAAATCACCGGCGTGGACATCGTAAGGCTGCAGCTTGAAGTGGCGCAGGGGCAGCCACTTGAACTGACGCAGGACGACATCTCGATCAATGGCTTCGCGATCGAGTGCCGGATCAATGCGGAAAATCCCGCAGAGCACTTCATGCCCGCCCCGGGCACGATCGAGACGCTGCATTTCGGCATGGGGCAGGGTGTGCGCCTCGATTCCCATGTCTATCCGGGCTATATGATCCCGCCGCACTACGACTCGATGATCGGAAAGGTCATCGTCCATGCGGAATCACGGGAGGCTGCAATACGGAAGATGACGCATGTGCTGGATGAGACGGTGATCGGACCGATCCACACGAACCTCGACTTCCAGCACTATTTGATGAACCATCCGAACTACCGGAAAAATGATGTGGAGATCAAGTTTCTTCTGCACAATGACATTATCGGACAGGAAGGGGAATGA
- a CDS encoding LamB/YcsF family protein → MYTVDLNADLGESYGNYTIGNDEEIIPLISSANVACGFHAADPSVMLETVQMIRESGSTGVGAHPGFPDLMGFGRRYMDMSMAEVRSMMFYQLGALDGFCRVEGVLMNHVKPHGALYNATFKDAELARTIAEAVKDYNPELKLMGLSNQNLVRAGEEAGLEVRHEVFADRAYEDDGTLVSRKKEGAMVTDTKQAVDRVVRMVKEGKVESINGRDIDIKADSICVHGDGPKALEFVKEIRSALGKEDITIQTM, encoded by the coding sequence ATGTATACAGTAGATTTGAATGCGGACCTCGGGGAGAGCTACGGCAACTATACGATCGGCAATGACGAGGAGATCATCCCATTGATTTCCTCAGCGAATGTCGCCTGCGGCTTCCACGCGGCCGACCCGTCGGTCATGCTCGAGACGGTCCAGATGATCAGGGAGAGCGGTTCGACGGGCGTCGGCGCCCATCCTGGATTCCCGGACCTCATGGGATTCGGCAGACGGTATATGGACATGTCCATGGCTGAAGTCAGGAGCATGATGTTCTATCAGCTCGGTGCACTCGACGGATTCTGCCGTGTCGAAGGTGTCCTGATGAACCACGTCAAACCGCACGGTGCACTGTATAATGCCACATTCAAGGATGCGGAACTGGCCCGGACGATCGCAGAAGCGGTCAAGGACTATAATCCGGAACTCAAACTCATGGGGCTGTCCAACCAGAATCTCGTGCGTGCCGGGGAAGAGGCGGGGCTTGAAGTGCGCCACGAAGTGTTCGCCGACCGCGCCTATGAGGATGACGGGACGCTCGTCAGCCGGAAGAAGGAGGGCGCCATGGTGACGGATACGAAGCAGGCTGTCGACCGCGTCGTCCGCATGGTAAAGGAAGGAAAGGTCGAGAGCATCAACGGTCGTGACATCGATATAAAAGCCGACAGCATATGCGTCCATGGGGATGGACCGAAAGCCCTGGAATTCGTCAAGGAAATCAGAAGTGCACTTGGAAAAGAAGATATCACCATCCAAACAATGTAG
- a CDS encoding NRAMP family divalent metal transporter → MDNKPKMTGVQRRLLFGAIFLMATSSIGPAFLTQTSVFTEQFLASFAFAILASIIIDIGAQLNIWRILSVSGKRGQDVANQVFPGLGYLIAFLIVLGGFAFNIGNVAGAGLGFNAIFGWDPRIGAALAGIIAIIVFLLKNGRAVMDVIIQILGVLMIAITAFVMIRSNPPYGEAAYRAVMPEEPMTLFLPVVTLVGGTVGGYITFAGAHRLIEAGVTGKENLGFVSTAANLGILTTGVMRTLLFLAVLGVVSGGVALNPENPPASVFQIALGDIGMQIFGVVLVAAALSSVIGSAYTSASFLRSLHRVFDDYNNIVIISFIVISTVIFTFVGRPVVLLILAGAFNGLILPLTLGAVLIASRNRKIVGDYKHPMWMIIFGIVAVIITLIAGFMSLQGLQDLWTQ, encoded by the coding sequence ATGGACAATAAACCAAAAATGACCGGTGTGCAGCGGCGTCTGCTGTTCGGTGCGATATTCCTGATGGCGACATCATCCATCGGACCGGCATTCCTGACGCAGACCAGCGTATTTACGGAACAGTTCCTGGCAAGCTTCGCATTCGCAATCCTTGCTTCCATCATCATCGACATCGGCGCCCAGCTGAACATCTGGCGCATACTGAGCGTCTCCGGCAAAAGGGGGCAGGATGTCGCGAACCAGGTCTTCCCGGGACTCGGGTATCTGATCGCCTTCCTGATCGTCCTCGGCGGTTTCGCCTTCAACATCGGCAACGTCGCCGGCGCGGGCCTCGGGTTCAATGCGATCTTCGGCTGGGACCCGAGAATCGGCGCAGCACTGGCCGGCATCATCGCCATCATCGTCTTCCTGCTGAAAAACGGCCGGGCGGTGATGGATGTCATCATCCAGATCCTCGGTGTGCTCATGATCGCCATTACGGCATTCGTCATGATACGGTCCAACCCGCCATACGGTGAAGCAGCCTATCGGGCAGTCATGCCGGAGGAGCCGATGACGCTCTTCCTGCCGGTGGTGACGCTCGTCGGCGGTACGGTCGGCGGATACATCACATTCGCCGGTGCCCACCGTCTGATCGAGGCTGGCGTGACCGGCAAGGAGAACCTCGGGTTCGTCAGTACGGCGGCAAACCTCGGGATCCTCACGACAGGCGTCATGCGTACGCTGCTCTTCCTTGCCGTGCTCGGTGTGGTTTCCGGAGGGGTTGCATTGAACCCTGAGAATCCACCGGCGTCCGTCTTCCAGATTGCGCTCGGCGACATCGGCATGCAGATATTCGGTGTCGTACTCGTTGCAGCCGCACTGTCATCGGTCATCGGATCCGCCTACACGAGCGCCTCATTCCTGAGGTCGCTGCACCGTGTATTCGATGACTACAACAATATCGTCATCATTTCATTCATCGTCATTTCCACCGTCATCTTTACATTCGTCGGCCGTCCGGTCGTGCTGCTGATCCTTGCAGGGGCCTTCAACGGACTCATCCTGCCGCTGACGCTGGGCGCGGTGCTCATCGCCTCGAGGAACAGAAAGATCGTCGGCGACTACAAGCACCCCATGTGGATGATCATCTTCGGCATCGTCGCCGTCATCATCACACTGATTGCCGGATTCATGTCGCTGCAGGGTCTGCAGGACCTCTGGACCCAGTAA
- a CDS encoding putative hydro-lyase — MEAKALREKIRNGTFDRTTSGAAGDNVQANIVILPKSYAFDFLLYAMRNRKAVPIIEVMEDGRVESSYAEGSDIRTDVPKYNIYRDGELKETVTDITEYWQDDFVTFLIGCSFTFEQALLEAGLEVKHIKEQKNVAMYRTNIPTEPAGIFSGELVVSMRPFKRELVEKASDVTAQFPDMHGRPVHHGEPSEIGIRDINAPEYGEPIDIYSDEEPVFWACGVTPQNAALNARPSIMITHNPGHMFVMDIKNEDFKEK, encoded by the coding sequence ATGGAAGCAAAAGCACTGCGTGAAAAGATAAGGAATGGAACATTCGACAGGACGACATCCGGGGCCGCCGGGGACAATGTGCAGGCCAACATCGTCATTCTGCCTAAATCCTATGCATTCGATTTTCTGCTCTATGCGATGCGGAACAGGAAGGCCGTCCCCATCATCGAGGTGATGGAGGATGGCAGGGTGGAAAGCAGCTATGCCGAAGGCTCCGACATCCGTACCGATGTGCCGAAGTACAACATATACAGGGACGGGGAGTTGAAGGAGACGGTTACAGATATCACAGAGTACTGGCAGGATGATTTCGTGACCTTCCTCATCGGCTGCAGCTTCACATTCGAACAGGCGCTGCTTGAAGCGGGGCTTGAAGTGAAGCACATCAAGGAGCAGAAGAACGTCGCCATGTACAGGACGAACATCCCGACAGAACCCGCCGGCATCTTCAGCGGGGAACTTGTCGTATCCATGCGGCCGTTCAAAAGGGAGCTGGTTGAAAAGGCTTCCGATGTGACTGCACAGTTTCCGGACATGCACGGCCGCCCGGTGCATCACGGGGAGCCGTCTGAAATCGGCATCCGTGACATCAATGCACCGGAATACGGTGAGCCGATCGATATCTATTCTGATGAAGAGCCGGTGTTCTGGGCATGCGGAGTCACGCCGCAGAATGCGGCACTCAATGCCAGGCCTTCCATCATGATCACCCACAATCCAGGGCACATGTTCGTTATGGATATCAAGAATGAAGACTTCAAGGAAAAATAG
- a CDS encoding glutathione ABC transporter substrate-binding protein: MKKLYLFLFVCILALAGCADDSNVEEETEEAGGSEPSGEDVAFSLQALPNSLDPHAANDGYSLYVMINIYETLVKLNQDLELEPGLAESYEQLDDTTWEFKLREDVTFHDGSPFNAEVVKANLDRVRDPEVGAPLEFLFTEIDEVEVVDDYTVNIHTKGPFAALPAHLAHPGGHMISKEVIDSDYEGMESGGDPLTEVNANPVGTGFFKFEEIEEGDHITLSRNEDYWGEPANPSSVTFKAVPEDGTRIAELSTGDADLIYPVNPSDVAQIDGADGTRVEQHESASMSYLGFNLEKEPFDDPVVRQAIAMSIDKEAIINEMLEGIPAVAETPLNPTVKGYSDDLDPIEYDKEAAQALLEENGYGDGFTAEIIVRDRTTADIATFIQEELSDLGITLEIRQMESGAYQEYTANGQHDMFMGSWGTVTLDADYGLYPMFHSDNHGAPGNRTRYSNDEVDQLLDAARTETDEAARMQQYAEAQQIIIDESPLVPIYHSVLLAGINDELDGYFQYPSSFPYLKELE, translated from the coding sequence ATGAAGAAATTATATTTATTTTTATTCGTATGTATACTGGCATTGGCGGGATGTGCGGACGACAGCAACGTGGAAGAGGAGACTGAGGAAGCGGGCGGTTCTGAACCGTCAGGTGAGGACGTTGCCTTCAGCCTGCAGGCATTGCCGAATTCACTGGATCCCCATGCGGCGAATGATGGCTATTCGCTGTATGTAATGATCAACATATACGAAACGCTGGTGAAACTGAACCAGGACCTGGAACTCGAACCGGGACTGGCGGAATCCTACGAGCAGCTGGATGATACGACGTGGGAATTCAAACTGCGTGAAGATGTGACATTCCACGACGGCAGTCCGTTCAATGCTGAAGTGGTCAAGGCGAATCTGGATCGTGTGCGTGACCCGGAAGTCGGGGCACCGCTTGAATTCCTGTTTACAGAAATCGATGAAGTGGAAGTGGTGGATGACTACACTGTGAATATACATACGAAAGGGCCGTTTGCAGCACTGCCTGCGCACCTGGCTCATCCGGGTGGCCATATGATCAGTAAGGAAGTCATCGACAGCGACTATGAAGGTATGGAATCAGGTGGAGATCCGCTGACTGAAGTCAATGCCAATCCGGTAGGAACGGGCTTCTTCAAGTTCGAGGAGATCGAGGAGGGCGACCACATCACATTGAGCCGCAACGAGGACTACTGGGGCGAACCGGCAAATCCGTCTTCCGTCACCTTCAAGGCGGTGCCTGAAGACGGTACGCGTATTGCGGAACTCTCGACAGGCGACGCGGACCTCATCTATCCGGTGAATCCGAGTGACGTGGCACAGATCGACGGTGCCGACGGTACACGGGTCGAGCAGCATGAGAGCGCAAGCATGTCGTATCTCGGCTTCAACCTTGAAAAGGAACCATTCGACGACCCGGTGGTAAGGCAGGCGATTGCGATGTCGATCGACAAGGAGGCCATCATCAACGAGATGCTGGAAGGCATACCGGCTGTGGCAGAGACACCCCTGAACCCGACAGTGAAGGGCTACAGTGACGATCTCGATCCAATCGAGTACGATAAGGAAGCCGCACAGGCACTGCTTGAGGAGAACGGCTATGGCGATGGGTTTACGGCTGAAATCATCGTGCGTGACCGGACGACTGCCGATATCGCAACGTTCATTCAGGAAGAGCTCTCCGACCTCGGCATCACGCTTGAAATCCGTCAGATGGAATCCGGTGCCTATCAGGAATATACCGCCAATGGCCAGCATGACATGTTCATGGGCAGCTGGGGCACGGTGACGCTTGATGCGGACTACGGGCTCTATCCGATGTTCCATTCCGACAACCATGGCGCACCAGGGAACCGGACACGGTATTCGAATGATGAAGTGGACCAGCTGCTGGATGCGGCGCGGACGGAGACGGATGAGGCGGCACGCATGCAGCAGTATGCTGAAGCGCAGCAGATCATCATCGACGAGTCCCCGCTTGTGCCGATCTATCATTCTGTGTTGCTTGCAGGCATCAATGATGAGCTGGATGGCTACTTCCAGTATCCGAGCAGCTTCCCGTATTTGAAGGAATTGGAATAA
- a CDS encoding pyroglutamyl-peptidase I, which translates to MKTLLLTGFEPFLQFRENPTAAAVKMFDGEVIGDYRITGRVYPVAFDQINELITSDIDALNPDVVVNLGLAGGRHTIDIERIAINCIDGRTDNEGFTPDGEKIDEAGPDGLFSTLPVKRLEKALKANHIPARISNSAGTYLCNNLMYSSLNHIRQSGKSTPAGFIHVPAHHEIGMELNVSSWSQDDINKAVGIILGNI; encoded by the coding sequence ATGAAGACATTGCTGTTGACGGGGTTCGAACCCTTTCTGCAGTTCAGGGAGAATCCGACTGCAGCTGCTGTGAAAATGTTCGACGGAGAGGTCATCGGGGACTACCGGATCACTGGCCGGGTCTACCCGGTTGCATTCGACCAGATCAACGAACTGATCACATCGGACATCGATGCTTTGAATCCGGATGTTGTGGTCAATCTCGGACTTGCAGGCGGCAGGCATACGATAGATATCGAACGCATCGCCATCAACTGCATCGATGGGCGGACGGACAACGAAGGCTTCACCCCGGATGGTGAGAAGATAGATGAGGCAGGGCCGGATGGGCTCTTCTCGACGCTGCCGGTCAAGCGTCTGGAGAAGGCTTTGAAGGCGAACCATATCCCAGCAAGGATTTCGAACTCTGCAGGGACGTACCTCTGCAACAATCTGATGTATTCATCACTGAATCATATAAGGCAGTCGGGAAAATCCACCCCGGCCGGCTTCATCCATGTGCCTGCCCATCACGAAATCGGGATGGAGCTCAATGTTTCGAGCTGGTCCCAGGATGACATAAACAAAGCAGTGGGCATCATATTGGGCAATATATGA
- the nagB gene encoding glucosamine-6-phosphate deaminase: MKLVHVENYDEMSMQAARTVFDKITASERVVLGLATGSTPEKMYDYLVDMLNKNKVDLSHVYTVNLDEYVGLDADHPQSYHQYMNRIFFDRIDIPENHTFLPNGAAEDLDAEVAEYEQLIAELGGVDLQILGIGRNGHIAFNEPGTAFDSETHVVDLTETTVNDNARFFDTVDEVPKQAISMGLSTIMNAKSIIMMASGEEKADAITAMMEGEVDESLPASILQRHHDVTVIADRKALREG, from the coding sequence ATGAAATTGGTACATGTAGAAAATTATGATGAAATGAGCATGCAGGCGGCACGTACCGTCTTCGACAAGATTACGGCGTCCGAGCGTGTGGTGCTCGGACTTGCCACAGGGTCGACACCGGAGAAGATGTACGACTACCTGGTGGATATGCTGAACAAGAACAAGGTGGACCTCTCGCATGTCTATACAGTCAACCTCGATGAGTACGTCGGACTTGACGCAGACCACCCGCAGAGCTACCACCAATATATGAACAGGATATTCTTCGACCGGATCGACATTCCGGAAAATCATACGTTCCTGCCGAATGGTGCGGCGGAAGACTTGGACGCGGAAGTGGCGGAGTATGAACAGCTGATTGCAGAACTCGGGGGTGTCGATCTCCAGATTCTCGGCATCGGCCGGAATGGACATATCGCATTCAATGAGCCGGGGACTGCCTTCGACTCGGAGACACATGTCGTCGATCTGACGGAAACGACTGTGAATGACAATGCTAGATTCTTCGATACGGTCGATGAAGTGCCGAAGCAGGCCATCTCGATGGGGCTCAGTACCATCATGAATGCGAAATCCATCATCATGATGGCTTCCGGTGAAGAGAAGGCGGATGCCATCACCGCAATGATGGAAGGGGAAGTGGATGAGTCGCTTCCGGCATCCATACTGCAGCGGCATCATGATGTGACCGTAATCGCCGACAGGAAGGCACTGAGAGAGGGATGA
- the msrA gene encoding peptide-methionine (S)-S-oxide reductase MsrA — protein MTVQNHQHHQLPELEAGLASLPCETATFGMGCFWGPDARFGALAGVLRTRTGYAGGTTENPTYKEMGDHTETIEVDFDPSIISYEETLRHFWRSHYPNRDAYRGRQYISLLRFHDEKQEAAVERIKGEMEAELGFSIETEIAPFEGFTLAEERHQKYYLKRYPGALNQLECMAPEPSILTDSIFAARLNGFVKGFGNREALLEEISGWPIRPEAREQLKEKLKHMKW, from the coding sequence ATGACTGTACAAAACCATCAGCACCATCAGCTACCGGAGTTGGAAGCGGGTCTCGCATCATTGCCTTGTGAAACCGCAACCTTCGGCATGGGGTGCTTCTGGGGCCCGGATGCACGTTTCGGTGCACTGGCCGGCGTCCTCCGGACACGTACCGGCTACGCGGGTGGAACGACGGAAAATCCAACATACAAGGAGATGGGGGATCATACCGAAACGATCGAAGTGGACTTCGATCCGTCCATCATTTCCTATGAGGAGACCCTGCGCCATTTCTGGCGCAGCCATTATCCGAACCGGGACGCCTACAGGGGAAGGCAATACATCTCATTGCTGCGTTTCCATGATGAAAAGCAGGAAGCGGCAGTGGAGAGGATCAAAGGTGAGATGGAGGCTGAACTTGGCTTCTCCATTGAAACCGAGATCGCACCGTTTGAAGGGTTCACCCTGGCGGAAGAACGCCATCAAAAATACTATTTGAAGCGCTATCCGGGTGCGCTCAACCAGCTTGAGTGTATGGCCCCTGAACCGTCAATACTGACGGATTCCATTTTCGCAGCCCGTCTGAACGGTTTCGTGAAAGGCTTCGGAAACCGGGAGGCACTGCTGGAGGAAATTTCCGGCTGGCCCATCCGCCCTGAAGCGAGGGAGCAGCTGAAGGAAAAGCTCAAGCATATGAAATGGTAA
- a CDS encoding ABC transporter permease, with translation MSKFLATFSQTYLSKVRAKSFMISTAIIVLLIFVGANFDKIINIFDSSEEITTLNIESDDAFYAQFEAVMEPIEPDFDIAQNDGDAGANEALLRVDGTEPLAVTLEADQEIPGSQMNDIEMALGQVQRMMTIQSLNLTQADAERLNASPDITYDIAGQDEGDGEASESAAEGGEMPDINPLNTVVFYVTVIVMFFIIINYASQIGTEVAMEKTSRVIEMIVSSVAPVTHLLAKISAMISVSLTQLAIFIIAILIAIQLFDFSEIISDFGLETNDQTVTMIIYSVIFLILGLILYLSIAAMLGSFISRMEDLQQALLPVTMFSLIGFYIAIFNIWGSADSLLVRISSYFPLFTPFVMPLRAMHEETGQAPLLIGVAILLVSIILAILLAASIYRNSVLSTSNGIFKNLKRIKKE, from the coding sequence ATGAGTAAATTCCTCGCAACCTTTTCACAGACCTATCTGTCCAAAGTACGCGCCAAATCATTCATGATCAGTACCGCAATCATCGTCCTGCTGATCTTCGTCGGGGCGAACTTCGACAAGATCATCAATATTTTCGATTCGTCCGAAGAAATCACCACACTCAATATCGAAAGCGACGATGCGTTCTACGCCCAGTTCGAGGCGGTGATGGAACCGATCGAGCCGGACTTCGACATCGCCCAAAATGATGGGGACGCCGGCGCCAATGAAGCGCTGCTACGGGTCGATGGAACAGAACCGCTCGCTGTGACGCTTGAAGCCGACCAGGAGATCCCCGGCAGCCAGATGAACGACATCGAGATGGCTCTCGGCCAGGTGCAGAGGATGATGACCATCCAGTCACTGAACCTGACTCAGGCGGATGCGGAGCGGCTCAATGCATCACCGGACATCACCTATGATATTGCCGGACAGGACGAAGGAGATGGAGAAGCTTCAGAAAGTGCAGCTGAAGGCGGTGAAATGCCAGACATCAATCCGCTGAATACGGTCGTCTTCTATGTAACGGTCATCGTCATGTTCTTCATCATCATCAACTATGCGAGCCAAATCGGTACTGAAGTGGCCATGGAGAAGACCTCAAGAGTCATCGAGATGATCGTCTCGAGCGTGGCACCGGTCACGCACCTGCTTGCAAAGATCAGCGCGATGATTTCAGTCAGCCTGACGCAGCTTGCCATCTTCATCATTGCAATCCTCATTGCGATACAGCTCTTCGATTTCAGTGAAATCATCAGCGATTTCGGCCTTGAGACAAATGACCAGACGGTCACCATGATCATCTACTCGGTCATCTTCCTGATCCTCGGGCTCATCCTCTACTTGTCGATCGCGGCGATGCTCGGTTCATTCATCAGCCGGATGGAGGACCTGCAGCAGGCACTGCTGCCGGTGACCATGTTCTCGCTCATCGGTTTCTACATTGCCATCTTCAACATCTGGGGCAGCGCGGACAGTCTCCTGGTCAGAATATCCAGCTACTTCCCGCTCTTCACCCCATTCGTCATGCCGCTCCGTGCGATGCATGAGGAAACGGGACAGGCACCGCTCCTGATCGGCGTCGCCATACTACTCGTATCGATCATACTGGCCATACTTCTTGCAGCAAGCATCTACCGCAACAGTGTGCTGTCGACATCGAACGGCATCTTCAAGAACTTGAAACGTATAAAGAAGGAATAG
- a CDS encoding ABC transporter ATP-binding protein produces MTLELNGLSKSFNGQVAVDDINLKVPAGSMYGFLGGNGAGKTTTFRMILGLLQPSSGSITYNDRKIDYNVTNEIGYLPEERGLHPKLKVDEQIRYLGQLKGMSKRDIDTKLTEWLERFEVPENRSKRIEKLSKGNQQKIQLIASIIHDPKLIILDEPFSGLDPVNVEILKTAVKELNRRGATIIFSTHRMEHVEELCESLCILNKGKQVVSGNIDQIKSDFGQKEIIIEGDHDVEFLRNMPGVLDMKQIRRKSILKIEDEKYAEPIFNEIVKLGYFKRFQVNEPSINDIFISKVGHEL; encoded by the coding sequence ATGACACTGGAACTGAACGGCCTCTCCAAAAGCTTCAACGGACAGGTTGCAGTAGACGACATCAATCTTAAAGTTCCTGCAGGCAGCATGTACGGATTCCTTGGAGGCAACGGGGCCGGAAAAACGACGACATTCCGTATGATCCTCGGCCTGCTTCAGCCTTCATCAGGCAGCATCACCTACAACGACAGAAAAATCGACTATAACGTTACGAATGAAATCGGATACCTTCCCGAAGAACGGGGGCTGCACCCGAAACTGAAGGTCGATGAGCAGATCCGCTATCTCGGGCAGCTGAAGGGCATGTCGAAGCGTGACATCGATACGAAGCTCACCGAGTGGCTCGAGCGGTTTGAAGTGCCGGAGAACCGGAGCAAGCGCATAGAAAAACTTTCCAAGGGGAACCAGCAGAAGATCCAGCTGATCGCCTCGATCATCCATGATCCGAAATTGATTATACTCGATGAACCATTCAGCGGACTCGACCCGGTCAATGTGGAAATCCTTAAGACCGCGGTCAAGGAACTGAACCGGCGGGGGGCGACCATCATCTTCAGTACGCACCGCATGGAGCATGTCGAGGAGCTGTGCGAATCATTGTGCATCCTGAATAAGGGGAAACAGGTGGTCAGCGGCAATATCGACCAGATCAAAAGCGACTTCGGGCAGAAGGAGATCATCATCGAAGGCGACCATGACGTCGAATTCCTGCGCAACATGCCCGGCGTCCTCGACATGAAGCAGATACGCAGGAAAAGCATCCTCAAGATCGAGGATGAAAAGTATGCAGAGCCGATCTTCAATGAAATCGTCAAGCTCGGCTACTTCAAGAGATTCCAAGTCAACGAGCCATCCATCAATGACATATTCATTTCGAAGGTGGGACATGAACTATGA